In a single window of the Populus alba chromosome 16, ASM523922v2, whole genome shotgun sequence genome:
- the LOC118037243 gene encoding anthocyanidin 3-O-glucosyltransferase 2 gives MAPAQTTTLKNALVFVPAPGIGHLVSVMEFAKRLLERDDSFSITMLLMSPPFAHDVTTYVEKLNASHPEFQFLGLPTVTPPPLEDVLACPEHFVSVFIADHKNHVKDMIVNHVLSNKSVKLAGLVLDLFCTAFVDVAKDLGVPSYIFFASGAAFLGSMLYLPDRFDKGGVTYKPTDPDSIIPSYINPVPSRVLPSLLFHDGGYSTFVSHARKFKEAKGIIVNTFAELESHAVNYLNGEAGVPHVYTVGPVVDHKGNSPVADGNQREEIMNWLDAQPEKSVVFLCFGSQGSFGVPQLKEIALGLEQSGQRFLWSIRRPPSQESLNPGEVNDFSELLPEGFQGRTKNVGFICGWAPQVEVLAHKATGAFVSHCGWNSILESTWYGVPVVTWPLYGEQQINAFQLVKDAGVAIEMKMDYRKDGGEVVKADQVAKAVKDVIEGASDVKSKVKAMSETGRKALLEGGSSYVAFETLVGVLSGNKA, from the coding sequence ATGGCACCCGCTCAAACCACCACACTCAAGAACGCACTGGTCTTCGTCCCAGCACCAGGAATTGGTCATCTTGTATCAGTCATGGAGTTTGCAAAACGTTTGCTTGAAAGAGATGACAGTTTCTCCATCACAATGCTTCTTATGTCCCCACCGTTTGCACATGATGTTACAACCTATGTTGAGAAACTCAATGCATCTCACCCAGAATTTCAATTCCTTGGTCTGCCTACCGTAACCCCACCACCCCTAGAAGATGTTCTTGCTTGTCCTGAACATTTTGTGTCAGTTTTCATCGCGGATCATAAGAACCATGTTAAGGATATGATTGTCAACCATGTTTTGTCCAACAAGTCAGTTAAACTTGCTGGTTtggttcttgatttgttttgtacTGCCTTTGTTGATGTTGCCAAGGACCTTGGTGTCccttcttatattttctttgcttCTGGTGCTGCTTTTCTTGGTTCCATGCTTTACCTTCCTGATAGATTTGACAAGGGAGGAGTCACCTACAAACCAACCGATCCTGACTCTATTATCCCTAGTTACATCAACCCAGTTCCCTCCAGGGTGTTGCCAAGTTTGTTGTTCCATGATGGTGGGTATTCAACCTTCGTAAGCCATGCTAGGAAATTCAAGGAGGCAAAGGGTATCATTGTCAATACATTTGCAGAGCTAGAATCCCATGCTGTTAACTATCTTAATGGCGAGGCAGGTGTACCCCATGTTTACACTGTGGGGCCAGTGGTTGATCACAAGGGCAACAGTCCAGTAGCTGATGGGAACCAACGTGAAGAGATCATGAACTGGCTCGATGCTCAGCCAGAGAAATCTGTGGTGTTTCTGTGCTTCGGAAGTCAAGGGAGCTTCGGTGTGCCTCAATTGAAAGAGATTGCACTTGGGCTTGAGCAAAGTGGCCAAAGGTTCTTGTGGTCTATTAGGAGGCCACCTTCTCAAGAATCTTTGAACCCCGGTGAAGTTAATGATTTTAGTGAGCTTTTGCCAGAAGGGTTTCAGGGCAGGACAAAAAATGTAGGGTTTATTTGTGGGTGGGCTCCTCAAGTTGAAGTCTTAGCCCATAAAGCCACAGGTGCGTTTGTGTCCCATTGTGGATGGAACTCAATTTTGGAGAGTACTTGGTATGGCGTGCCTGTTGTAACATGGCCCCTGTATGGTGAGCAACAAATCAATGCATTCCAGTTGGTAAAGGACGCCGGAGTGGCCATTGAAATGAAAATGGATTACAGGAAGGACGGCGGTGAGGTGGTGAAGGCAgaccaagtagcaaaagcaGTGAAGGATGTGATTGAAGGTGCTAGTGACGTGAAAAGCAAGGTTAAAGCAATGAGTGAAACTGGCAGGAAAGCACTGTTGGAGGGTGGATCTTCATATGTGGCGTTTGAAACCTTGGTTGGTGTTTTGTCAGGAAACAAGGCTTGA
- the LOC118037245 gene encoding acyl-CoA--sterol O-acyltransferase 1: MEDGEMYSMMKVWLSIFASLTYCYIIGKMIPKGVTRLLCVLPIVCLFLLLPLELTSIHFGGMTSFCVAWLANFKLLLFAFGKGPLCLDPKISFGRFVSVACFPIKVLQIPPQKPNLNGHGHENQAQKSNLNGQDRQKLISRKGPRKSFLNYATKGLLLAMVVASYDYSDYIHPKIIWLLYCFHIYFFLDIFLAMLASVVRTLSGLELEPQFNDPYLSTSLQDFWGRRWNLMATSILRPIAYDPILYTCKNFIDRRWAQGIAILGTFLVSALMHELIFYYLGRAKPTWEVTWFFLLHGVCLPVEITLKRAVNGRWQIPRPMQTILTIGFVISTGFWLFFPPFLACKAGVRAIEEYAAVREYLKEAGHAYFPWIFQQI; the protein is encoded by the coding sequence atggaggaTGGGGAGATGTACAGCATGATGAAGGTATGGCTCTCAATCTTTGCATCTCTAACTTACTGCTATATCATAGGAAAGATGATCCCAAAAGGTGTTACAAGGCTTCTCTGTGTGCTACCAATTGTTtgtctatttcttcttcttcctctagaACTCACCTCTATTCATTTTGGAGGGATGACATCTTTCTGCGTTGCTTGGCTTGCGAATTTCAAGCTCTTGCTTTTCGCGTTTGGCAAAGGCCCTTTGTGTCTAGACCCAAAGATCTCATTTGGTCGATTTGTTTCTGTTGCTTGTTTTCCCATCAAAGTCCTACAAATCCCACCTCAAAAACCAAATCTAAATGGCCATGGCCATGAAAACCAAGctcaaaaatcaaatctaaatggCCAAGATAGGCAAAAATTAATCTCTAGAAAGGGCCCTCGTAAATCATTCCTAAATTATGCAACCAAGGGTCTTCTTTTGGCAATGGTGGTGGCTTCATATGACTATAGTGATTATATCCATCCAAAAATCATATGGCTCTTGTATTGTttccacatatatttttttcttgacataTTCCTAGCCATGTTGGCATCGGTGGTTCGAACCCTTTCAGGGCTTGAGCTAGAGCCACAATTCAATGACCCTTACCTCTCGACTTCGCTTCAAGACTTTTGGGGGAGAAGATGGAACCTCATGGCAACAAGCATCCTACGCCCGATTGCGTACGATCCCATCCTCTACACGTGTAAGAACTTCATTGATCGCAGGTGGGCCCAGGGCATAGCAATTTTGGGTACCTTTCTAGTGTCTGCGCTCATGCATGAGCTCATTTTCTACTACCTCGGACGCGCGAAGCCCACGTGGGAGGTCACTTGGTTCTTTTTGCTACATGGAGTGTGTTTACCGGTCGAGATTACTTTGAAAAGGGCTGTTAACGGCAGGTGGCAGATTCCCAGGCCGATGCAAACTATATTGACCATTGGATTTGTGATATCTACCGGCTTTTGGCTGTTTTTCCCACCATTTCTTGCGTGTAAAGCAGGTGTTAGGGCAATTGAAGAGTACGCGGCTGTACGCGAGTATTTGAAGGAAGCTGGTCATGCTTATTTTCCTTGGatttttcaacaaatataa
- the LOC118037244 gene encoding acyl-CoA--sterol O-acyltransferase 1, whose protein sequence is MGGELGSFLLVWVSAVALLCYCHKIGQLTHGGTTRLLAILPVVCIFLVMPLGILSLSVRGLTSFFLCWLATFKLLLFVVDQGPLSSNPPLSLPRFVASACFPIKIQQDPAPTGSPHDQELVNVDDNQDVEKLVNAEDRDTPSQKIAPKGLKSHLNYALKFLLLVIFGCIYTKEDYFHPKFILFLYVIHIYIALELILAMFGALARACLGVELEPQFEEPYLASSLQDFWGKRWNLMVTNILHPTVYSPIRSTFSRWIAKKWASLPAVMGTFLVSGLMHELIFLHIGRQKPKWEVTCFFLLHGFCLAIEIGIKREIKGTWGLPRVVAAPLVVGFVVVTAMWLFMPTVVRCKIDAEARMETIAFINFVKGVYIYLKDVFINHNDHKF, encoded by the coding sequence ATGGGAGGTGAACTGGGCAGCTTTCTCTTGGTATGGGTATCAGCTGTGGCATTGCTTTGCTACTGTCACAAGATAGGTCAGTTAACCCACGGAGGCACAACCAGGCTTCTTGCAATCTTGCCAGTCGTATGCATCTTTCTTGTCATGCCTCTCGGCATCCTTAGTCTGAGTGTTAGAGGTCTtacttctttcttcctctgctgGCTTGCCACCTTCAAGCTCCTTCTCTTTGTCGTCGATCAAGGCCCTCTGTCATCCAACCCGCCCCTCTCCTTGCCACGTTTCGTTGCCTCTGCTTGCTTTCCTATCAAGATTCAACAAGACCCTGCACCAACAGGATCACCTCATGATCAAGAGCTTGTAAATGTCGATGATAATCAAGATGTTGAGAAGCTCGTGAATGCTGAAGACAGAGACACCCCATCTCAAAAAATAGCCCCAAAAGGCCTTAAATCTCATCTAAACTACGCCTTGAAGTTTCTCCTACTAGTCATATTTGGTTGCATCTATACCAAGGAAGACTATTTCCATCCAAAATTTATATTGTTCCTCTATGTTATCCACATTTATATTGCTCTAGAATTAATCTTGGCCATGTTTGGAGCCCTAGCTCGAGCCTGTCTCGGTGTAGAACTCGAGCCACAATTTGAGGAGCCATACCTCGCCAGCTCTTTGCAAGACTTCTGGGGTAAGAGATGGAACCTAATGGTCACTAACATCCTGCATCCAACTGTATACAGTCCAATCCGGTCAACTTTTAGCCGTTGGATTGCAAAAAAGTGGGCTTCATTACCGGCTGTGATGGGTACATTTTTAGTCTCTGGTCTCATGCACGAGCTGATTTTCCTCCACATTGGGCGCCAAAAGCCAAAGTGGGAGGTCACATGCTTCTTTCTCTTGCATGGTTTTTGCTTGGCTATTGAAATAGGTatcaagagagaaataaagggTACGTGGGGATTGCCTAGAGTGGTGGCAGCGCCGCTTGTGGTGGGGTTTGTGGTGGTTACTGCCATGTGGTTGTTCATGCCCACCGTGGTTCGTTGCAAGATTGATGCTGAGGCACGGATGGAGACtattgctttcattaattttgtgaaaGGTGTTTATATCTACTTGAAAGATGTTTTCATAAATCATAATGATCATAAATTTTAG